The genomic DNA TGGGAAAGCGACATTAGATACAACTAAACCAAGTACAGCTGTGTATCCTGTTTGATTGGCGAAAGAGCGCAAtgtactgatgatgatgatgttgatgatcggTTGTGCACGTTAACAGGTTAGACAGCGTGTAGCGTAATGCACGTTGGATGACATAAAGCGCATAATTGACGGTTTTGGGTGAAAAAGAGTTAAAGGTATGGTGCTGCTGGAAGGCCGTGTATCTTCCAGCAATTTTCGTATGTTTAAGTACTTGGTACGCATACTGCGCCAGGATTGTAATGTACTCCGTCTCTAAGCATTTTAAGCATGCGACTAGAGCACTGTACGCAAACGAACAATTGCATCAGCGCTAATAGTCATCGAAATGCATCGGATTCTCGTGTGAATTTCCCCAATTGTATATTGTCGCTTTTATCAACATCCGTCTCTTTATGGTCTTTGTGTGCCAcgctggtgtgtttgtgtttgctctGTATTCGGTCCCGGTCTTCATTACGGAAATGCGTCTGAGCATGCGAACGATCGTTAGTGATGATTAGCATCGAGAGAATTTGATCGTCCCCGTCAGCGTTCCGATTCTTGCCTACAGCATCTTCACCATCAGTCGGTCGATTGATAGTTTGCTGATCGATGAGAAATTCCCTAATAAATTGAGAATTACTGTCGGCGGTACCGAACGTGTCGGCCATCGTTCTTCCACCATTGTCACTCTCGGCTAGAGAACTGACACCTCCTTCGAGCTCTGTTTGGCTTGTGGCGTTATGGAGGGTTGTACGGTCGCTATGCTCGTACGGTTGAAAATGTGTCACTTGAAACGAATCCTGCTGTTCCTGCTGTTCTTGCAGGTTTAGGTTTGTCTGGTGTGGTTGGTGTGGttggtgttgctggtgctgctgctgctgctgctgctgctgtcgggaCTGCTGATGAGTGTCTCCCAAGAGTATGTGGTCTTGAGATGGTAGTAATAAGGGAAACGATGAAATACCTTGACAAAACTTGCAGCACTCATCCGTCACTGACATCTGTTGCTCGGGGGGACACTTTAGCTCTGGACACTGCAGAAATTCGCAGTGCATATTACCGTCCACGCACGAACAGTTTCTACAGCCAAGAATTTGGATTTCACCATGCTCAAAGTCTTTCTTAGTAATGTAACAGCTTTCTGCAATTGAAATAAGAGGAAACATGTTGTATTAAAGCACAGTAAATTGAAAGTAATTGCATAGACGGATCGTGTTTGCAAATTGAAACATCTATCTTTGGAACAATGGTTGTCACAACGATCTTGAATGAAGCTATCCTAGATACATTGTTTTGAAAGTCAAGCGTAACAAACTGGTTTTACAGccattgaaaaatatttccttGTTTTGTACCGTATGTATGAATTGACGTGAATCAACCACTAGCGCACCACAGCACACAGTACACTAGGTGAATGAAGCCATTGCACCAACCAAGTGTACCGTTTCATGATGGGTCCATAAACAATTTATTACAGATTTAACGCAATATCTAGACAAGCCGTAACAATGACATATTTCACTCATTAGTTAGCGCCGTAATATGGGTAACCAGTTCCTGCGAGAGAAAAGCACTTGGTGGACATTTATCATGGACGCATTGAAGGTCTCAGAACGGAGTGCTTGCACttgggaaacaaaaacagttaAATGACTTTCCTTTCTCCTTCGTCCATTTTTAATAGGTTCAGTGTAGTCTTTAATCCGATGTATGCTTAAATTAGAAAATACTTACTCAAACACACTGGACAACATTCGCCCTCCTTTAATACTGGATGTTTACATTTAACTTCTGGACATGGTCTTGGACCACATTTGACTACGCCTTGTTTGCATTCACACCGACTGCAGCCAATATCCCAGGCATCACCATCGTTCTTAGTTGTACCATTTATTAAGCATGATTTTTTACAATCACATTCCTCAATGTATGAGACGCGCTTCTCTGCTTCCACTAGCTGCAATGGACGAAGGCTTGTTGAGATGAGGTAACACGACTCGATCCGTCAGGACTGTTTGGCAACACCTACCCTTTTTGTTAACAGCgacattgtttgttttaattctaATAAAGCATTTTCTAACTCTAAGAACTGTCCACACGTGGGACATTGTGCGTCCATCAGCTCGCATTGAGATAAATAACCGTAAGACCCAGTGATGAGACGTAAATCTTTTATTTCTCCCTGTGCGGCCGTGCGGGTAAAATAATGGCAGAATTGATTAAATTAGTGCAAATTTTTATCATTCGCGGTGCTGTCCTGCTTaccttaaataaataatgactATTTGAGTTCCTTTGTCCGACGAATAATTGCATATTGGAAGCACTAAAATTTCTATCTGGTAAAAAATGTGTCACTCTTTTATACAGTGGATGGCAGTCGATGAATAGTTGCATTTCAGTGCCGCTGACTGTAAGCGACACCTTGTGCTCGATATCGTCCGCTAGTCGATACGGAAACGTTTCCGTCAGAATCTGCGTTGCACCCGCTGCTGTTATGTGTGTGTAATGAAAACGTATTTCGTCACGTCTTCCACTTGATTGTAATTCTAAATACCTTAacattaatattaattattacaatGTTTCGATTAGGAttagagaaaaagaagatgaaagtacatggagaaaaaactgggcaaaacagaaaaacaacaataaaggAGAAGGACATTCAGGGAGGATGTTGGGAGGGATCGGGTCCTGCAGCGAAAGGGATACGGTGGAGAGGGAAGCGCAGGATTGAATGttcaatgaaaaaaatattctcgTAGGCAAAATTATGTAAAGAACATGTTGTAAACATAAAAGATCGTTTATGATTGTACACCATCTCCagaatattttgtttaaagtGACTGCCATTTTATGTATGTTTTATGAAATTTTCGTAACAAATTTTGAATCTGTTGGACACTCAACTGACGCGCAAGGGAAGGATTTTGGGCAAGGATACATCAGGATAGATGAGTTGACAAGGGGAAGACAGAATAAAATCataggaaaggaagaaaatgtaACTTTGAACTTTGAAACCTACCTATTAATTCCGTTAGAAAATGATATTATGGTCCCAGAATTGGATTGCTCTTGCTTTAGGACAACGGAAAAGGTAAATTCTGGAGATTTTTTCATCTGCTCGACTGCCCGGTGAAAAACCGCAGCCGGAAGAACAAGATTTCGATCGAGACCTGCGAAGAGAAaggcgaaaaacaaacattagaAAAACAATCACTTCAGATAGGGTGGTGTGGAGCTATTTTAAAATTCTGATTGGATGTTGAGTCCAAGGCACGGGGGTTTTCCGTTGTCGAAAGCCGTGAAGACATTATTTGCGAGTTTCAATAATTTTTTCAACCAAACGGACCAACCCGGGTCAACAAAGATACGCGGGTGATAACATCTAATTGATTTGAGCGAGCAATGCCACCAAAGATAATGCTACCAGGCTCCGCAGATAGTACGGAAAAGCGTACAATATGCAGGCTGAATGAATTGCTTCCGCACATGCGACATTTCCACTTGTcctacacacactcgcacatggtgtgttggtgtgctattttagttttaaaatgCACGATAAAGGCAATAAAcatgcacaccaccaccatatgTCGCTACCGTAGGTGACTAAACGGTAAACAACACAGCGGTGCCGCAAATAATGTCCGAACATAGACGGACAACATTCAcgcgatattatttattagtGTCCAGTTCATCCGTTTGCGACAGTTTCGTTTCGAAACGGCTCGGTCGAATTGGTTGTGCGTTACGGAATGGAAATCGAGATAGTCAAGCTGGCAGGTTCGCTAGCAGTCGTAAATATGTAATTGGTGTCCAAAGGTATGTCGTTGAATGTGCAGGAAAGTTTCAACACGATAGCTATTGCTCAACTGTTTAATACTCGCTTATAGAACCCACTACTACTCGTCCTTAATGCAAGGACTGGGTGTTGTGTAGGTCAATGCTTCCAATGTTCGTTTATTCAAATCTCAATGTGCTATGTACTAGAAAATATCGTCGAGCAATTTTAAGCCATGACATTGCAATATTTTGTTGGGGAATTCGTATACACGCTTTTAACGTAATCAAACAAACTCTCACATTTAGGCAAAGTCCTTACGTCCTATCGTGAATTAAACTGGTCAGGTGCTACTACGAAGATTCTAAGCTGAACTTTGAGCGGAATAGCTTACTGACATGCAATATAGCTCACATAAAAAGTCAATGATAAATGGTTTGATGAAAATAGTTCTAAACTCGACCGAACGGACTaaaattaaaacgaaaaaGGCCCTAAATGCGCAAAAGTGTTGGCCACAGCAGCTATAATATTTTATACGATTACCTGTCTGCGGACTATCGTGAATGCAACAAAACAAGTTAGTTACAATTATAAGTAGTCTTGTGTGTTGTGTACATTACGATAGCTAAATAACTTGCTGAACCTTGGTAGGAATAATTTCAATCGAAATTTCTACTTCCAACAGAGCGTAATATTTCAATAAGACACACTGTGGAATTCTGAATTCAACTCGTTCAAGTGGGTACAATACATTACAATGTCATGGTAAGTAGTTAGCTGCAGGAAATTAAACGAGAGATGATTTATAGTGCGCCCTGTATGTTGGATTGGTATGAATTATGTCTGTCAGTTTGGAACGCTAACGTTCCTTCGGCAATATGCATCTGGCACTTGTTCTCCTCGTTTGCATCGTATGCAGCTTTCGGGTATTTAGGATGCACAGTGGCATGCAACGTTTAGAATTAAATTGTATCATTTATTTCATATGATACATTTCTaactattgtttttttatgtttttatttgattattcaattttatgtttattttctccATTTAATCTTCCTATcacgaaacaaacaagcgcTCTTGCAGCTCGATACGATGTTAAAATGGcgaaacataacaaaaatataaaggtGGCAAGTACATCAACCGAATACTTTTGCATGTATCCAACACGATTAAGATCATCCAGCAACTGCGAAGTTTTATTGTGGTTTCTTAACGCCCATTCTACCACCCAGAGCGCCTTCATCTGAGGCGTTACTTGTTTGTCACGTATGATTTGGGACATGGCTGTTGCAGCCTGTTTGTACCTATGCGGGgggaaaacattgaaaattgGAATTTCTAGTGGACATGTAAGCACCAAACACACGTACCTTGCATCTCCCATAACGTCTAGCAAATTTTTTCTCAGTGTATCAGGGTTTACATCTTCAAGAAGTAGCTTCTTCCCGATTCCCAGACGTTCGATACGTTGCACGTTTTGATACTGATCCGCATAGTTAGGAATGCCGAGCATAGGTATCCCGTACCAAACGGACTCTTGCACACTGAGCAGTCCGCCATGGGTGACAAACACATCGACCATCCCGCTGCCCAGCAGATCGTTTTGTGGAAACCAATCGAACGTTATCATATTCCCCGGGATGATATCATCCGCTAGCGGATGCGAAATGTCCACTTTCCACAGAAACATTACCTCAGGCAACAGTCGTGCTAGCGTCGTAATGCTCCTGGCTAGGGGATTGCTTAAGCTATTAATCTTTACATTACTTCCGAACGAAATATAAACACAtttgctgtgtgttttgttcgaaAGTTGATAGAACAAGGGTCGCAGTTGCTTTGGTGCAGTTATGTGCAATCCTCCAACGTTTACTACACGCCATATGTAAGGTTCAGTCTGATCGAGCAGATCGATGGAATTCATCAGCACCATAAGAGCTTTAGTTTCCAGGTGTGAAACGTTGGATACATTCTTAACCCGACTTTTAACAAGCCGATCAATTTGGGGGTTACTGTAGTATTGTTTGAGTAACAACTCGTATACTGTTAACATAAGGTTGTAGCATCTTTGCCAATATCCCGATGGCGTTGCTAGGTCACGTAAATAGCTTGAAACGAATCCTGGATACAGAGGTGATCCGAGAATGGGTTCTACACTCGACAGAACGTTTGTGGCTGATGCCATCACTAACGGTGGGAAGTTGAAGCGTTCCACAAGGAGAAGTAAACACGGACCGGCAAGATGGTCGTGAATAACTAGTTGGAAGGTAAAGTTTTTGGGATAGTTTAGCAGGGCTAACAATTGTTTAGATGAGAGCGCATATTCGCACACCATATACTCAAGGTCGGCAAAAGCTGCCAACAGCTCCGTAGGAGACATCAAATGCAGCGAGAGATAATCGATGGTTTGGTCCTTGGACAGTGCTTCATCGACTTCATGAAGCTTGAGAAAGTGAAGATTATGTTCGCTTCCTTCTTTGTAGATGCTCAGTAACGTTACGTTGTGTCCAGTGTTGGCTTGCGCCTTAGCGAACTGTTGACTCCTACAAAGATATTGAACCCTTTTGCGTCAACTTTAACTTTACGGCCGCACCGGCTTCTTACCATAGAAAGTGACTCGGCGATGCAACAGCACTTATGTAAAGAATGTTGCTGAGTGGCAAACTGTCGGTAGCTACTGCCACACGCAATGTTATCAAAACTATGATAAATATCATCACAGGGCGCCATAAATTTCCCATGTTATTTTTGAGggaaatatttcttttcaCTAAATCAAAATCATCGTCAAGTCTGACGGGAGTGTACAAGACTACTGACCGAGTCGTTGATGGAAGAGAGAAAGATTaactcgtcgtcgtcggcacCATGAGCTAGTGTGTACGACGAGAGCGTCCCGGGTGCTCCGTTTTGAAGAGCTCTGATTGAGGTGACGTGATGTTTTACAGTGTGGGATATAGTTTTATGTTCGGCTGAGAATCAGCATTCATAGATGTTTTGCTTCCAAACGTTTCAGTAAGTTCTTTAAAGTGCACCTCTATGTACGTGTATCGTATCGGTTATTTCAAATGTTGAGTAGAGTTTGGAGCTTGTAGGTTTTGTTTAaagaatgaaattaaaaactcAAAGTTTAAAGAATGCTTCAAAAAAATCTCGTAACATTGCAAATCGTTATGGACctgagggggtgggggggggggggcatatATTTAGAGTTAAGcccggccaggccgtccttcatgaataataaaaaaataacacaactTTGAGGTAAATACCCGGCTGCTTTACTATTATGTCACGCACTGTACTGTTTATATTGATAATTCTCTTAATGGCCCCAAATCGGTCGTAACTGTCGCTGTGTTGATTTATTAACACAGCAATACTAACGGGGCCATTTCCTAGTCGGCCACAACACAATATGTACTGTACTCTAAAGTTATTGAATTGTCGTAAAATTAGAAGTAGAGTGAACCTTTACTAcgatttttctcttctctacCGATGTCCTTGTAGTTTAGTAAAAATTTATGCTAAAATATATAACAAACttattaaaagatttttttttaatggaaatGGCTCATTGGTCAACAGCAACATAGCATGTTTGCGCTGGCATGTTGAGTACAATATAAAAGTTAGCAACTCAAGGACCCAAAGCTCAGGGGTTGATGGGAGTTTGCGATTGTGGATTGGGGttgaaagggaagaaaaataaactttttattttattatatatGGCTTTTGGATTGCTGTAGCATAGATTACCGTAAGAAGTATGAGTTAGCAAACACGTATACTTTCTACACAACATTTCTCACGCATTTTGGGGGTGTCTTGCTGTCGTGAGTAAGACTTTCACAAGCTTTCATTCTCACTAATCTGCCTTGTTGATGTCTTGGTAGGCCGTCTACAACATGAATCATCTAGAGTCCTTCGATTTTTCCTGCCTATGGGGATTCCCAGATTCAGAGTTGAGGATGGTACCAAAACCGGGAGAATATTCGCATTGTAGATATTCCACTGAACAACCTCTCGTCTAGCGTACATCCGTCAATGAATCTTTGCTGAACTAATTGGTCTCGTCCTGAAAGTTAATAACTGTTTTTTTATCTCTCCATTCCTCGGCCCCATTAATATTGTGTGTATCAAGTAAACGTTCTGCCCAACCCAAACCCTATGCTGGTAATTGTACCCTATATCAACAATCCACATTTCGCTACATATCTATAGTTTGCAAAACCACCTTACGCGAACGACTTGTCGCCAACGCctagaaaaaaacacatgccGCAGAATCACTGGCATACGCAGTCTAGAAAAAATATAGACGTAGTCTAGACGTGTTCGCAAAGTGCACAAGAGCGTAGTGGTGTCATTGTCTAGACTTCTTCCTGGATAGAGAGGTACGGACGCCAATTCCGGTCAATATAATATACATAAACCATGGAGAAATCTCTGTTGCAAAACTCCGTGCTCCTATCAAATGGATCGAGTTCTGCGCTTGTGATATGCGGAACTTTTATACCGCACACGCGTCAAACGGATGAGTTATTTAAAAGTAATGGATTGTAATATTTTGTAAACAACGCTCTGGGAGCAAAGCTCTTTGCCGGCTAATGGTTTAAGGAGGAAGGCGTTATGTGATTCATATCGCGTTTAGTAAGTAGCACGATGCATTGACGATCAATGAAATGACCATTTATTTCTATCACCTACTGCTTCTATATCTGTCCTATACTATCGAGCGATCTATGTTGATTAAGGAATAATAATTAAtcggcacacacaaacaataacacgATGAAAAGGTCACAAACGCAACACAAATCAGATAATGCGATCTTACCTGACAAATGAAAAACTCTGGATGGTGTTATCGTCACCCCTTGGTATTGGGACAGGTTTGAGTGTAGATTTAACGCGTCCAATAAATCGATGCCAGGATCCAGCGCACCACCTACAGGGAGAAAGACATTGGAACACACAAAAATGTTAGATGACCGTGTATGGAATATTTATATGGAATGTTATACACTTATTAATCTACGATTAGTACACAATCTGTAACAAATGAAATCTCGGAAGTCCAGAAAATATTCATCTTGGCCAGATGAATCTTCTTGGCTGGACAAAATGGTCGTTTAAGCCTCATAGAAGGTGAGCAATCTTGTACAATCATTTTCAGATTTAGTaaatcttctgcttcttcttgcttggcacaacctcgagaggtctcggcctaccatttctggctttctgtgacttaattttgcccgtagtaaagtagtcagccttacgtatggggaggcggtctggatgggatttaaaccccggccctgccgtgtgaagaccggcaccgctgccgcctcggccaccggaccgccccgtaTTAGTAAATagctttatttattgttttcccCGTTCCATTCCCTTCCATTCTGTGTGATAGCTGTATTACACAATTGAATTGCCAGCGTAACGGCGAAACCAATAGcagcacactcgcacacaaatAAATATCTGTATCAAGCAAACAACCTAAAAGCACAGGCTCCTGGGTGAAGTTTCTCGACATTGttaataaatcaattaaaactgTCACGGTGGGATTGCACTTGGTTGTTTTCAAACTTATTCAGCAATACGCCGTGAGTCGCCCTGGTCTGGCCCATACTGTCCAAGTTGCTTAAAGTACCAGTCGCAATCTGCACGTTTTATTGATGGTACAAAATAGTAATCTTGGAGTCACATGTCTGTGTGGTTTGatatttcatcttttttttctccccgttAACACTACACAGGAATGTGCAACAAGCGTTTTCCAATAACTACAGATCCAACTTTGCGGACGGATGGCAGCAAGAATGTAGGCTCGATGTAGTGACAATTCTGCGAGTAGAATTCCGAGCTACGACGCCATTGTGGTCGTTAACAGTCTCGCCAAAAACACGTATCTATCCTGCACAAGCTCTTACACTTCCGTGATTTTATTGTTATGATTTATGTCGTTCTCATAATGCTCGGTTTGTGTAGTAGTGTAGTACGGGCGAGATGTTTTCCCCGTGTTTTGCAGACATGTTGATGCTGATGTCTGGCTGGCCCGGCGACCATTTGCCACAATCGATCAGGACACACATCTAAACATTCTGCTACAGATAAAGCTATAATTGCTAGTGTCCAGGGGAAAAGTTTGCCCATCCAAATGATTGAAAATCATAGTTTGGATATTGACGATTAGTTTTGGATGGGTGGTTCATTTTAGTGCTTGTAATATTATTCAagtatattatttttaagctaACGAAAAGCTTTCAATGAAACCAATCTCCGCTTTATAAACGCAGTAAAAAGCGTTTATCTCGAAAACCAAGTGTTTCAGTGTTCGACAAATGGTTGAACGGCCATGGTTCGACAAATTATGCTTATCTTCTACTCGTCCACCGACACCGACGACGCAACGATACCGAACCGAGCAGATCTTCCGCAATCTTCGAAGCTTACTCATGTCGCAACAGAAAACAGAACATTTAATAATGCAATGGTGATTCAAACAGGAAATAAGAGAAAGTTGAATAAACACAGGCCAAAGAAAACTTCCAACACTACAATAAATCTGTTTATGGTCGCCCTTAGGGCGCCAGTTTGTGTGTTACTGATACCTCGCATGGATGTAGCTTCCTTCGTAGCAGCTTCCGCCAACGGATGAGTTTCTGCGTTGATGATGCCAGCTCTATGCGAGGCCTTATTCCGCGTAGCAACAATAACCATTGAGAGTTGAGAGAAAAACTCCGCAACGGCAATTCAGATTCCACTTGCTTTCAAAGCTTGTCTAGTCATGGATTAGATTCGCTATCAAACTGTTCTTTTCCCTTCTCTcggttctgtgtttttttgttggtttcatGATGAATCAAAACAATTATTGAACGGAAGCGGTCTGTCTGTATGCTGATTTTAAACAATTAGcattttgcttgttttacCAAGCTTTACGATAAATATGTGTCTCATGCAACATGTCTCTCGGAATTTCAATTATGCGAGGAGTTTATCTGGGATGATAAGCATCCGTTTTATCCTATGTTTATTATTTCATCTTCTATAACGAATAAACTTTTGCCAGATGAAATGTATGTACACTGATTAGAAAAGTTTTCCGACAAGCCGGAGCTCGAACTTTATTCAACATTACTAGCTTATTCTTTGTGGAGTGGTCTTAGGGGCGAATGGTAGCAATTTCGATACTTCATACGGCAAGGTTGAGCCTCGAATCTCAGCCGTATCGTTCCTTCATGCTAAGAACTAACTATTAAGCTACGAGGCTTAGCTATTCTGAATGTTTCACGTTTCATAATGCTTTTGTGTAAGCATGATTTCgttatgaaaatttaaaaagtagacaaaaaggaaatttaaGGTTTTAGGTGATTTACTCTAATTAATGGTACTGATTTGCTTTagaattttaatatttgataTTTATTGTGTAAAAAAGTCTACTAGCGGACAGTTTCACCAAGCTTAACTAGGTTTCCAAGGAACCAGGGGGAAATTAATCTATGGGCGGAGTTGGCGGCCGCCAGGGTTCTCGTCGATCAGAGATTTCCGGCTGTCTAAGAGTGGCCCGTCGACTACCTCATACAAAACAACGGGTAAAAGGTGGTTTATCCGTCACTTGCTAGGACAAATATGTAACTTATTAGCTTTAAAATTGATATAAAAAACAATGTCAAGACGTAAATATATCTTGATCATGCCAAATGGTCTTATCAAAAGGTTTCAGAGTGCCTTTTTGGAAAAAATATGCTTAAAACCACTAAAGATTTCTGATTCATCTTGTGACAAATGTTCCAATTATCCAGGTCTAGCTATCAAAGATG from Anopheles stephensi strain Indian chromosome 2, UCI_ANSTEP_V1.0, whole genome shotgun sequence includes the following:
- the LOC118517662 gene encoding UDP-glucuronosyltransferase 3A2-like produces the protein MGNLWRPVMIFIIVLITLRVAVATDSLPLSNILYISAVASPSHFLWSQQFAKAQANTGHNVTLLSIYKEGSEHNLHFLKLHEVDEALSKDQTIDYLSLHLMSPTELLAAFADLEYMVCEYALSSKQLLALLNYPKNFTFQLVIHDHLAGPCLLLLVERFNFPPLVMASATNVLSSVEPILGSPLYPGFVSSYLRDLATPSGYWQRCYNLMLTVYELLLKQYYSNPQIDRLVKSRVKNVSNVSHLETKALMVLMNSIDLLDQTEPYIWRVVNVGGLHITAPKQLRPLFYQLSNKTHSKCVYISFGSNVKINSLSNPLARSITTLARLLPEVMFLWKVDISHPLADDIIPGNMITFDWFPQNDLLGSGMVDVFVTHGGLLSVQESVWYGIPMLGIPNYADQYQNVQRIERLGIGKKLLLEDVNPDTLRKNLLDVMGDARYKQAATAMSQIIRDKQVTPQMKALWVVEWALRNHNKTSQLLDDLNRVGYMQKYSVDVLATFIFLLCFAILTSYRAARALVCFVIGRLNGENKHKIE